A portion of the Microlunatus phosphovorus NM-1 genome contains these proteins:
- a CDS encoding carbohydrate ABC transporter permease produces the protein MKNPRGVVVGLAGIIITAVFFLVPFAFIFLTASKDKAESALLQFSWPKNFVLLQNIQQAFAARDYLMVIAFINSVVLTVVSVAGMVIFAAMVAFIWQRRAGRVGVAINALVLTGLIVPPAIVPTIYVLQQIGLFKTMPGLILIEIAYGLPFCILLFRAFLAGVPRELDEAATVDGANSLQIFFQIIFPVLRSVMITVIILQSVFVYSDFQNPLYFLPSTPTIQVTVLNFSSQYLTQYNLLFATILLITIPPLIMFIFFNRKIVEGMAAGAVKG, from the coding sequence GCCTGGCCGGCATCATCATCACGGCCGTCTTCTTCCTGGTGCCGTTCGCGTTCATCTTCCTCACCGCCTCCAAAGACAAGGCCGAGTCAGCGCTGCTGCAGTTCAGCTGGCCGAAGAACTTCGTCCTGCTGCAGAACATCCAACAGGCCTTCGCCGCCCGCGACTACCTGATGGTGATCGCGTTCATCAACAGCGTCGTCCTCACTGTGGTCAGCGTCGCCGGCATGGTGATCTTCGCCGCGATGGTCGCGTTCATCTGGCAACGACGCGCCGGCCGCGTCGGAGTCGCCATCAACGCACTCGTACTGACCGGACTGATCGTGCCCCCGGCGATCGTGCCGACCATCTACGTGCTGCAACAGATCGGCCTGTTCAAGACCATGCCCGGTCTGATCCTGATCGAGATCGCCTACGGCCTACCTTTCTGCATCTTGTTGTTCCGGGCCTTCCTCGCCGGTGTGCCCCGCGAGCTCGACGAGGCAGCCACCGTCGACGGAGCCAACTCGCTGCAGATCTTCTTCCAGATCATCTTCCCCGTGCTGCGGTCGGTGATGATCACCGTCATCATCTTGCAGTCCGTGTTCGTCTACAGCGACTTCCAGAACCCGCTCTACTTCCTGCCGAGTACCCCGACCATCCAAGTCACCGTGCTGAACTTCAGCAGCCAGTACCTCACCCAATACAACCTGCTGTTCGCCACCATCTTGCTGATCACGATCCCACCCCTGATCATGTTCATCTTCTTCAACCGCAAGATCGTCGAAGGCATGGCCGCCGGCGCCGTCAAGGGCTGA
- a CDS encoding alpha-L-rhamnosidase, translating to MSRTWSATMIAPRQDHPAPLLRTEFSLDAGHGEVAEARWLVSAFGVFEAYLNAQPVSADVLSPGWSAYEWRLRYRDYDVTDQLRRADGPIVLGVALGNGWYRGALTWFGISHLYGDRLAAIAELEIRFADGHRQRILTDQTWTAGPSATLDNDLYRGQTIDARLHSTDWLHPGFTSPGWSGAETISFDTSRLTPYLGPPVVRHEQLPPVAIWTSPAGKTLVDFGQNLVGWLKLQVRGPAGQTVTVRHAEVLEDGELGVRPLRSAQASDRFICSGAEDVFEPTFTFHGFRYAEISGWPGTPTADDLVAVVVSSALARIGEFACSEPMLTQLHRNVVWGVRGNFLDVPTDCPQRDERLGWTGDIAVFAPTAAFLFDVETFLHDWLLDLSTEQQHASGTVPFVVPDALKYTAEQPGFPRGTTAIWGDAAVWVPWALWQAYGNRQLLTDTYPAMVAHLHRIEQLLSPTGLWDTGFQFGDWLDPDAPPHRPADAKADPGVVATACLYRSSIIAAQTASILGHHRDAGHFARLAERTRAAFQQHYVDDDGLIVSDCATVYALAVAFGLLNEQQRARAGDRLADLVQSSGYTITTGFAGTPYICDALTATGHLAIAYRLLLQTSCPSWLYPVTMGATTIWERWDSMLPDGTINPGDMTSFNHYALGAVADWMHRIIAGITPAEPGYSRVRIAPQPGGDLTWARASLHSPQGPVAVAWAIHRHNNLTVTVDLPPDLPADICLPGEQAVSVIGGHHTFSARLLDTAPERSITGPSTSTFQRGRAS from the coding sequence ATGTCTCGCACCTGGTCAGCGACGATGATCGCCCCGAGGCAGGACCATCCGGCCCCGTTGCTGCGGACCGAGTTCAGCCTCGACGCCGGTCACGGCGAGGTCGCCGAGGCGCGCTGGCTGGTCAGTGCCTTCGGCGTCTTCGAGGCCTACCTCAACGCCCAGCCGGTCAGCGCTGACGTGCTCAGCCCCGGCTGGTCAGCTTATGAGTGGCGGCTGCGGTACCGCGACTACGACGTCACCGACCAGCTCCGCCGAGCCGACGGGCCGATCGTGCTCGGGGTGGCGCTCGGCAACGGCTGGTACCGCGGAGCCCTCACCTGGTTCGGCATCTCCCACCTGTACGGCGATCGCCTTGCAGCGATCGCCGAGCTCGAGATCAGGTTCGCTGACGGCCACCGCCAACGCATCCTGACCGACCAGACCTGGACCGCCGGTCCCTCCGCGACCCTCGACAACGACCTGTACCGCGGCCAGACGATCGACGCCCGACTGCACTCAACCGACTGGCTACACCCCGGGTTCACCAGCCCTGGATGGTCCGGGGCCGAGACCATCAGCTTCGACACCTCCCGCCTCACGCCCTATCTTGGGCCGCCCGTGGTCCGGCACGAACAGCTTCCGCCGGTGGCGATCTGGACCTCACCGGCCGGGAAGACGCTGGTCGACTTCGGCCAGAACCTGGTCGGCTGGCTGAAACTGCAGGTCCGCGGCCCCGCCGGCCAGACCGTCACCGTCCGGCACGCCGAAGTTCTCGAGGACGGCGAGCTCGGGGTCCGCCCCCTGCGGAGCGCCCAGGCCTCCGACCGGTTCATCTGTTCTGGCGCCGAGGACGTGTTCGAGCCCACCTTCACCTTCCACGGCTTCCGTTACGCCGAGATCAGCGGCTGGCCCGGAACACCGACCGCCGACGACCTGGTCGCCGTCGTCGTCTCCTCCGCCCTCGCCCGGATCGGCGAGTTCGCCTGCTCGGAGCCGATGCTCACCCAGCTGCACCGCAACGTCGTGTGGGGAGTGCGCGGGAACTTCCTGGACGTGCCGACCGACTGCCCGCAACGCGACGAGCGACTCGGATGGACCGGCGACATCGCGGTGTTCGCGCCGACGGCCGCGTTCTTGTTCGACGTCGAAACCTTCCTCCACGACTGGCTGCTCGACTTGTCCACCGAGCAGCAGCACGCCAGCGGGACCGTGCCGTTCGTGGTGCCGGACGCGTTGAAGTACACCGCGGAACAACCAGGGTTTCCTCGCGGAACCACGGCCATCTGGGGCGACGCCGCCGTCTGGGTGCCGTGGGCGCTGTGGCAGGCGTACGGCAATCGGCAGCTGCTCACCGACACCTACCCGGCCATGGTCGCCCACCTGCACCGGATCGAGCAGCTGCTGTCACCCACCGGCCTGTGGGACACCGGATTCCAGTTCGGTGACTGGCTGGACCCTGACGCCCCACCCCACCGTCCCGCCGACGCGAAAGCCGACCCGGGGGTGGTGGCCACCGCCTGCCTGTACCGCAGCAGCATCATCGCCGCCCAGACCGCGAGCATCCTCGGGCATCACCGCGACGCCGGCCACTTCGCCCGCCTCGCTGAACGCACCCGCGCCGCCTTCCAGCAGCACTACGTCGACGACGACGGCCTCATCGTCAGCGACTGCGCCACCGTCTACGCCCTCGCCGTCGCGTTCGGACTGCTGAACGAGCAGCAGCGGGCTCGGGCCGGTGACCGGCTCGCCGACCTGGTCCAGTCCAGCGGCTATACGATCACCACCGGCTTCGCCGGCACCCCCTACATCTGCGACGCACTCACCGCCACCGGACACCTCGCCATCGCCTATCGGCTCCTGCTGCAGACCAGCTGCCCGTCCTGGCTGTACCCGGTGACCATGGGAGCCACCACCATCTGGGAACGCTGGGACTCGATGCTGCCCGACGGCACCATCAACCCCGGCGACATGACCAGCTTCAACCACTACGCCCTGGGCGCCGTCGCCGACTGGATGCACCGCATTATCGCCGGCATCACACCGGCTGAGCCCGGCTACTCACGCGTCCGGATCGCCCCCCAGCCCGGAGGCGACCTCACATGGGCCCGGGCCAGCCTCCACAGCCCGCAGGGGCCCGTCGCCGTCGCCTGGGCCATCCACCGACACAACAATCTCACCGTGACCGTCGACCTGCCGCCCGACCTGCCGGCCGACATCTGCCTCCCAGGCGAGCAGGCCGTGTCCGTCATCGGCGGCCATCACACCTTCAGCGCCCGCCTGCTCGACACGGCCCCAGAACGGTCGATCACAGGCCCATCAACCTCCACCTTCCAGAGAGGCCGCGCCTCATGA
- a CDS encoding fibronectin type III-like domain-contianing protein, with protein MTLSEKIADAAARCPVAARDIASHRLAGSILHASPQRMLKALDSTIGSRPAVETVLAYISDLVTSVTWAEQELKGLQQVGIDPGENHRRHHRDPHPRMQHRLRRRSRVVESGEFELRVGPNSRAAKQHQAFPDRPG; from the coding sequence ATGACGCTGTCGGAGAAAATCGCAGATGCTGCAGCTCGATGCCCGGTAGCCGCTCGAGACATCGCTAGCCACCGGCTCGCCGGGTCGATCCTGCACGCCTCACCGCAGCGGATGCTGAAAGCCCTCGACTCAACCATCGGATCCCGCCCAGCGGTCGAAACCGTTCTGGCCTACATCAGCGACCTGGTCACCAGCGTCACCTGGGCCGAGCAAGAGCTCAAGGGCCTCCAGCAGGTCGGCATCGACCCCGGCGAAAACCATCGCCGTCACCATCGCGATCCCCACCCCCGCATGCAGCATCGTCTCCGCCGACGGAGCCGGGTTGTCGAATCCGGCGAGTTTGAACTGCGAGTCGGACCGAACTCACGAGCAGCCAAACAACACCAGGCGTTTCCAGATCGTCCAGGATGA
- the istB gene encoding IS21-like element helper ATPase IstB codes for MTTAPSVSVPKSGVPTPPPLPAEVEQLLRRMRLPHIRRVAPEVIATARSQRWEPVEVLRVLLSEEVAGRERSALATRRSTAGFPTGKTFGAWDPSLSSIPAPTQQALRTLEWVGRRENLVICGPSGTGKTFLLEALGQQAVEQGLRVAWFTLEDLGVLLRRHRADDTVTKAIARVLRADLVVVDDIGLLPVAVDAAEGLYRLVDAGYEKRSIAISSNLHPAAFDELMPKTLATATVDRLLHHAHVCQTTGDSVRLTQALAGQGVSPLNT; via the coding sequence GTGACCACCGCGCCGAGTGTGTCGGTCCCGAAGTCAGGGGTGCCGACCCCGCCGCCGCTGCCGGCCGAAGTCGAGCAGCTGTTGCGGCGGATGAGGCTGCCCCACATCCGCCGGGTCGCGCCTGAGGTGATCGCCACAGCCCGCTCGCAGCGGTGGGAGCCGGTCGAGGTGCTGCGGGTCCTGCTATCTGAGGAAGTCGCCGGCCGGGAACGCTCAGCACTGGCCACCCGCCGGTCCACGGCCGGGTTCCCCACCGGCAAGACCTTCGGCGCCTGGGATCCTTCCCTGTCCTCGATTCCGGCACCGACCCAGCAGGCCCTCCGCACCCTGGAATGGGTCGGTCGCCGCGAGAACCTGGTGATCTGTGGCCCGTCCGGAACGGGGAAGACGTTCCTGCTCGAAGCACTCGGCCAACAAGCCGTCGAACAAGGACTGCGAGTCGCGTGGTTCACCCTGGAAGACCTCGGAGTGCTGCTGCGTCGCCACCGCGCCGACGACACCGTCACCAAAGCCATCGCCAGGGTGCTGCGGGCCGATCTGGTCGTCGTCGACGACATCGGGCTACTCCCCGTTGCCGTCGACGCCGCCGAGGGCCTGTATCGGCTGGTCGACGCCGGCTACGAGAAACGCTCCATCGCGATCTCCTCGAACCTGCACCCAGCAGCGTTCGACGAGCTGATGCCCAAGACCCTGGCCACCGCCACCGTCGACCGGCTGCTCCACCACGCCCACGTCTGCCAGACCACCGGCGACTCCGTCCGCCTCACCCAAGCACTCGCCGGACAAGGGGTGAGCCCGTTGAACACCTGA
- the istA gene encoding IS21 family transposase — protein MKSAEEIMKILDAYDLTRSLRDAAELAGCSPNTVKRYVDQRAAGGVVEDAAVRPQLIDEFLPKVEELVERSHGKVRADVAHDKLVAMGYTGSERTTRRAVAQVRAAYRDGRVRVHRPWVPEPGMWLQYDYGQGPLVAGAATVLFCAWLAWSRFRVVLALRDKTLPSVFAALDQTFRLLGGVPTYVLTDNEKTVTSEHIAGIAVRNPQLVAWAGHYAVTVHTCLPADPASKGGSEASVRVSKADLVPTDANLLAEYQTFADLQKACEAFQVEVNTRPHRITRRPPVQMLAEERTRLHPVAAIPYTVAFGTTRTVPPNTPMITFEGGQYSVPHRLPGPDGEAFRGISMLGKTVWVRGYGVGGIGEQVVITYLDPARGPVEIARHDRTTPGSPRVDDTHFPPAPAGPLDRVPKAKNAAEAAFLELGDGAVLWLREAAAAGTGKMRVKMAQAVDLSRLFDPRDVDWALGHAAVHGRFAEADLASVLDHHARHPRPGQPPTARHAGETHSLAQGTTSWARLGQPTIPVTSSSVTSSSVTSSREIGR, from the coding sequence TTGAAGTCTGCCGAGGAGATCATGAAAATTCTGGATGCCTACGACCTGACTAGGTCGTTGCGTGATGCTGCGGAGTTGGCGGGGTGTTCGCCGAACACGGTCAAGCGTTATGTCGATCAGCGCGCCGCTGGTGGTGTGGTGGAGGATGCTGCGGTCCGGCCGCAGCTGATCGATGAGTTCCTGCCGAAGGTAGAGGAGCTGGTCGAGCGTTCCCACGGCAAGGTCCGTGCCGATGTGGCTCACGACAAGCTCGTCGCGATGGGCTATACCGGCTCGGAACGCACCACTCGCCGCGCGGTCGCGCAGGTGAGGGCGGCGTATCGCGACGGCCGGGTGCGGGTCCATCGGCCTTGGGTTCCCGAGCCGGGGATGTGGCTGCAGTACGACTACGGGCAGGGCCCGTTGGTGGCTGGGGCGGCCACGGTGTTGTTCTGCGCGTGGCTGGCCTGGTCCCGGTTCCGGGTCGTGCTCGCGTTGCGCGACAAGACCCTGCCGAGCGTGTTCGCAGCGTTGGACCAGACGTTCCGGCTGCTGGGCGGGGTGCCGACTTATGTGTTGACCGACAACGAGAAGACCGTCACCAGCGAGCACATCGCCGGGATCGCGGTCCGTAACCCGCAGCTGGTCGCCTGGGCGGGACATTACGCGGTCACCGTGCACACCTGCCTGCCGGCGGATCCGGCGTCGAAAGGCGGCAGCGAAGCCAGCGTGCGGGTCAGCAAGGCCGATCTGGTGCCCACCGACGCGAACCTGCTCGCCGAGTACCAGACGTTCGCTGACCTGCAGAAGGCGTGCGAGGCGTTCCAGGTCGAGGTCAACACCCGCCCGCACCGGATCACCCGCCGGCCACCGGTGCAGATGTTGGCCGAGGAGCGTACCCGGCTGCACCCGGTCGCGGCTATCCCTTACACGGTGGCGTTCGGCACGACCCGAACGGTGCCGCCGAACACCCCGATGATCACCTTCGAGGGTGGTCAGTACTCGGTGCCGCACCGGCTGCCCGGCCCCGATGGGGAGGCTTTCCGTGGGATCAGCATGCTGGGCAAGACGGTGTGGGTTCGCGGCTACGGTGTCGGCGGGATCGGTGAGCAGGTCGTCATCACCTACCTCGATCCTGCCCGGGGGCCGGTCGAGATCGCCCGCCACGACCGCACCACCCCGGGCAGCCCGCGGGTCGACGACACGCACTTCCCGCCCGCACCAGCTGGCCCGCTGGACCGGGTGCCGAAGGCCAAGAATGCTGCGGAGGCAGCGTTCTTGGAGCTCGGCGACGGGGCGGTGCTGTGGTTGCGGGAAGCAGCAGCTGCCGGAACGGGCAAGATGCGGGTCAAGATGGCCCAGGCGGTCGACCTGTCGCGGTTGTTCGATCCCCGCGACGTGGACTGGGCACTTGGGCATGCCGCCGTGCATGGCCGGTTCGCCGAGGCTGATCTGGCCTCCGTCCTCGACCACCACGCCCGCCACCCCCGGCCCGGGCAGCCCCCGACAGCTCGTCATGCCGGCGAGACGCACTCACTGGCCCAAGGCACGACCAGCTGGGCACGACTCGGCCAACCCACCATCCCCGTCACGAGCAGCTCCGTCACGAGCAGCTCCGTCACGAGCAGCCGGGAGATCGGCCGGTGA
- a CDS encoding isocitrate lyase/phosphoenolpyruvate mutase family protein, whose protein sequence is MQRVRAACEARRDADLVIIARTDAYLVEGLERTIERGHAYLGAGRTWYSSKHPGLWRTCRRSAVSGREKLNGDGHGVDRWRP, encoded by the coding sequence GTGCAACGGGTCCGAGCCGCCTGCGAGGCGAGACGCGACGCAGACCTTGTGATCATTGCTCGCACCGACGCGTACCTCGTGGAAGGACTTGAACGCACGATCGAACGTGGTCATGCGTATCTCGGGGCGGGGCGGACGTGGTATTCATCGAAGCACCCTGGTCTGTGGAGGACCTGCAGGCGATCGGCTGTCAGCGGTCGCGAGAAACTGAACGGAGACGGCCATGGAGTTGATCGTTGGCGGCCATGA
- a CDS encoding CoA transferase translates to MTTFDRAFKSFHEVRVGASNDHKVCVASRLAGGSDPLHCIIDSSDVVVENFSARVMRSLGLDYASLSSNHPGLIMLSMSGLGRSGPGSDFVAYGSLLQAYGGWLSELGMVLPNDSIVGERPRGIRPAWTDQSAGAAGALGILASLNHRGRHGSGVYLDLSMLESLMLSQAVGLADLADSSVDFGSRLNTSSRVAPHGCYQCTGDDEWVAIAAYDEVQWQALAHVIGRDDLSKELTDHTARQRSLALVDEAITAWTKPQSADQIVDRLIRIGVPCARSHSLWSLLEEPGFASRGLFAEAAPGFHVIGLPWRDAQLARGQMAMAPEVGEHTVEVLGEVLNLDTEEVARLAKLGVLE, encoded by the coding sequence ATGACCACGTTCGATCGTGCGTTCAAGTCCTTCCACGAGGTACGCGTCGGTGCGAGCAATGATCACAAGGTCTGCGTCGCGTCTCGCCTCGCAGGCGGCTCGGACCCGTTGCACTGCATCATCGATAGCAGCGACGTGGTGGTCGAGAACTTTTCAGCACGGGTCATGCGGAGCCTAGGACTCGACTACGCCAGCCTGTCCAGTAACCACCCTGGACTCATCATGTTGTCCATGTCTGGACTCGGCCGCTCAGGTCCCGGATCCGACTTCGTCGCATACGGATCGCTACTGCAGGCCTACGGCGGATGGTTGTCCGAGTTGGGCATGGTGCTACCCAATGACTCGATTGTCGGTGAGCGACCGCGAGGAATCCGACCTGCCTGGACCGACCAGTCAGCCGGTGCAGCCGGAGCCCTGGGGATTCTCGCGAGCTTGAATCATCGAGGCCGCCACGGCAGTGGGGTCTACCTCGACCTGTCGATGCTGGAGTCCTTGATGCTCAGCCAAGCCGTCGGTCTCGCTGATCTTGCCGACTCAAGCGTCGACTTCGGCAGCCGACTCAACACCTCGTCGCGCGTAGCACCCCACGGCTGCTACCAGTGCACGGGTGATGACGAGTGGGTCGCCATCGCCGCCTACGACGAGGTTCAGTGGCAGGCTCTGGCACACGTCATTGGGCGCGACGACCTGTCGAAGGAATTGACCGATCACACGGCGCGGCAGCGCTCCCTCGCGCTCGTCGATGAGGCGATCACTGCCTGGACAAAGCCCCAGTCCGCCGACCAAATCGTCGATCGGCTGATTCGTATCGGGGTGCCGTGCGCGCGCAGCCACTCGCTCTGGTCGCTACTCGAGGAACCCGGGTTCGCGAGTCGTGGCCTGTTCGCCGAGGCCGCTCCCGGATTCCACGTGATCGGACTCCCATGGCGGGATGCCCAGCTCGCTCGCGGACAAATGGCCATGGCTCCCGAGGTCGGCGAGCACACCGTCGAGGTCCTCGGCGAGGTGCTCAACCTTGACACCGAAGAGGTGGCGCGACTGGCAAAGCTTGGAGTACTGGAGTGA
- a CDS encoding MBL fold metallo-hydrolase: MTPKRWRDWQSLEYWSEWTAATGSERGTNMKITKFGHSCLLVEEASARVLFDPGKWSSGFEALVGLTAVCITHQHADHLDAEKVSKLLDANPSAQVYADEGAAQDLGAAGIAATVVAAGTRFDAGVPVEVLGTGHAPIHPDIRPIGNVGYLLADSFFHPGDAIEVLDERIEVLAIPAVAPWMRASETVDYLRAVAPRTAIPIHEAVASMPEMYHRYLRDLGPDGTNLVVPNGRTPVDV; encoded by the coding sequence TTGACACCGAAGAGGTGGCGCGACTGGCAAAGCTTGGAGTACTGGAGTGAATGGACCGCCGCAACTGGCAGCGAAAGAGGAACAAACATGAAGATCACGAAATTTGGGCACTCCTGTCTCCTGGTCGAGGAGGCTTCGGCCCGAGTCCTTTTCGACCCTGGTAAGTGGTCCTCGGGATTTGAGGCACTCGTTGGCCTAACCGCAGTGTGTATCACTCATCAACACGCTGACCACCTAGACGCCGAGAAGGTGTCGAAGCTCCTCGATGCAAACCCAAGCGCCCAGGTCTACGCCGACGAAGGTGCTGCCCAGGACCTCGGCGCAGCCGGAATTGCGGCGACCGTCGTGGCAGCCGGCACGAGGTTCGATGCCGGCGTGCCGGTCGAAGTCCTGGGCACCGGTCACGCACCGATCCACCCTGACATCCGGCCGATCGGCAATGTCGGGTATCTCCTAGCCGATTCCTTCTTCCATCCAGGCGACGCGATCGAGGTGCTCGACGAGCGCATCGAGGTCCTTGCGATCCCTGCCGTCGCACCCTGGATGCGTGCCTCCGAGACAGTCGATTACCTGCGAGCCGTCGCGCCCCGCACCGCGATTCCCATCCACGAGGCCGTCGCCAGCATGCCAGAGATGTACCACCGCTACCTGCGCGACCTCGGGCCTGACGGCACCAACCTCGTGGTGCCCAACGGCCGAACTCCAGTGGATGTCTAG
- a CDS encoding citryl-CoA lyase — MGGKSDADLDGVRCWWRTSITDVQPGELRLRGYPIEELIASTSYAGAVWLLITGERPTRTQLRLLDAAMVAGVDHGPQAPSIAAARMSVTCGNPLNSAVSVGVAMLGDTHGGAGQQCMELLERLVESGGGEDTVAEAVASLRVDGGYVPGFGHRFHPQDPRRAPLLALLHEAADIGEIEGLYLDCGERLERALATSTGKAVPINVDGLIALVYCELGLPAPLARGLFCLSRAAGVLAHAWEEMQGGRRIKGPLPPQILPVYDGPMPRHVPTT, encoded by the coding sequence ATGGGCGGCAAGTCAGACGCCGACCTCGACGGTGTGCGCTGCTGGTGGCGGACCTCGATCACCGACGTCCAACCCGGCGAGCTGCGGCTCAGAGGCTACCCGATCGAGGAATTGATCGCCTCGACATCGTACGCAGGAGCGGTCTGGCTCCTCATCACTGGTGAACGTCCGACACGAACCCAGCTGCGTCTGCTTGACGCCGCGATGGTGGCCGGGGTGGACCATGGGCCCCAGGCACCCTCGATCGCCGCCGCCCGCATGTCGGTAACCTGCGGCAACCCTCTTAACTCCGCTGTCTCTGTCGGAGTAGCGATGCTCGGGGACACACACGGCGGCGCGGGCCAGCAATGCATGGAGCTGCTAGAGCGGCTTGTGGAGTCGGGAGGTGGTGAGGATACCGTGGCCGAGGCCGTCGCCAGCCTCCGCGTAGACGGCGGCTACGTCCCTGGCTTCGGTCACCGGTTCCATCCTCAAGACCCACGCCGAGCCCCACTCCTTGCACTGCTGCACGAGGCCGCAGACATTGGCGAGATCGAAGGTCTCTATCTGGACTGCGGCGAGCGGCTAGAGCGTGCCCTGGCAACCTCCACTGGCAAGGCTGTCCCGATCAACGTCGACGGCCTGATCGCACTTGTCTATTGTGAACTAGGACTCCCCGCACCACTTGCGCGCGGCTTGTTCTGCCTATCCCGTGCCGCCGGAGTGCTCGCACACGCCTGGGAGGAGATGCAGGGCGGACGCCGGATCAAAGGTCCCCTACCGCCACAGATTCTGCCAGTCTATGACGGTCCGATGCCCCGGCACGTGCCCACCACATAG
- a CDS encoding alpha/beta fold hydrolase, with translation MSSNDPVITTYAQAPAKTIATDGKTFAYRELGPAEDIPVVFFVHLAATLDNWDPRIVDAIAATRHVITFDQLGVGASNGQVPDTLEEAADDAYTFITALGYDTIDVFSFSMGGMIAQDLLVKHPDLVRKLVLTGTGPRGGKNIDKVVGVTYYDILRATLTRSDPKEFLFFNRDQAGKQAGKAFVERLTERIVDRDQPISNKAFSRQLKAIQRYGRSTPADLSIITQPTLIANGDNDRMVPSALSEDLHQRINGSELIIYPNSGHGGIFQYWEQFAPVAAEFLAS, from the coding sequence ATGAGCAGCAACGACCCCGTCATCACCACCTACGCGCAGGCGCCGGCCAAGACGATCGCCACCGACGGGAAGACGTTTGCCTACCGCGAGCTCGGCCCTGCCGAGGACATCCCGGTGGTCTTCTTCGTCCACCTCGCCGCGACCCTGGACAACTGGGACCCCCGCATCGTCGACGCCATCGCCGCCACCCGGCACGTCATCACGTTCGACCAGCTCGGCGTGGGAGCCTCCAACGGCCAGGTTCCCGACACCCTTGAGGAAGCCGCCGACGACGCCTACACCTTCATCACCGCACTCGGCTACGACACCATCGACGTCTTCTCCTTCTCCATGGGCGGCATGATCGCCCAAGACCTCCTCGTCAAACATCCCGACCTGGTCCGCAAGCTGGTCCTCACCGGGACCGGCCCCCGCGGCGGGAAGAACATCGACAAGGTCGTCGGCGTCACCTACTACGACATCCTCCGTGCCACCTTGACCCGCTCAGATCCCAAAGAGTTCCTCTTCTTCAACCGCGACCAGGCCGGCAAACAGGCGGGGAAGGCCTTCGTCGAACGGCTCACCGAACGCATCGTCGACCGCGACCAGCCGATCAGCAACAAGGCGTTCAGCCGGCAGCTCAAAGCCATCCAACGGTACGGGCGCTCCACCCCGGCAGACTTGTCGATCATCACCCAGCCAACCCTGATCGCCAACGGCGACAACGACCGCATGGTCCCCTCCGCTCTGTCGGAGGACCTGCACCAGCGCATCAACGGCAGCGAGCTGATCATCTACCCCAACTCCGGCCACGGCGGCATCTTCCAGTACTGGGAACAATTCGCCCCCGTCGCCGCCGAGTTCCTCGCCTCCTAG
- a CDS encoding NADP-dependent oxidoreductase: protein MRAFVFDNYKQPIHQANVPEPIVGAHDVLVNVAAAGLNQLDEKVREGEFKAILPYRTPLILGHDLAGTVIRTGARVQGFQPGDQVYARPRDHRIGTFAERIAVDQADLAPAPTTISLGEAASMPLVALTAWQALVEKGHVQARQKVLIHAGAGGVGTIAIQLAKHLGAHVATTVSAGNAEFVTGLGADTVIDYRSQDFETELTGYDFVLDSLGGENLAKSLQVLKPGGKTVGIYGVPDPAFAKELGLNPLVRLAIAGLSRKTRAQAQKLGVSYEFLFMRASGNQLRQITQLVDRGAIRPVVGATFPFDQTPQALASLAHGGVRGKTVVTVP from the coding sequence GTGCGAGCGTTCGTGTTCGACAACTACAAGCAGCCCATCCACCAGGCGAACGTGCCCGAACCCATCGTCGGTGCACATGACGTCTTGGTCAACGTGGCCGCAGCGGGTCTCAATCAGCTGGACGAGAAGGTCCGGGAGGGCGAGTTCAAGGCCATCCTTCCCTACCGAACCCCGCTGATCTTGGGTCACGACCTGGCCGGCACCGTCATCCGCACCGGCGCACGAGTGCAGGGCTTTCAGCCAGGAGACCAGGTCTACGCCCGCCCGCGGGACCACCGGATCGGGACGTTTGCCGAGCGCATCGCGGTCGATCAGGCCGACCTCGCCCCCGCCCCGACCACGATCAGCCTGGGCGAGGCCGCCTCGATGCCGCTGGTCGCACTGACCGCATGGCAGGCGCTGGTGGAGAAGGGTCACGTGCAGGCCCGTCAGAAGGTCCTCATCCATGCCGGCGCCGGCGGAGTCGGCACCATCGCCATCCAACTCGCCAAGCATCTCGGCGCGCACGTCGCCACCACTGTCTCCGCGGGCAACGCCGAGTTTGTCACCGGCCTCGGCGCGGACACGGTTATCGACTACCGCAGCCAGGACTTCGAAACGGAGCTGACCGGGTACGACTTCGTGCTGGACAGCTTGGGCGGGGAGAACCTCGCCAAGTCGCTGCAGGTACTGAAGCCCGGCGGCAAGACTGTCGGGATCTACGGCGTCCCCGATCCCGCGTTCGCCAAGGAGCTGGGCCTGAACCCCCTTGTGAGGCTGGCGATTGCCGGCCTCAGCCGCAAGACGCGGGCCCAGGCCCAGAAGCTCGGCGTGAGCTACGAGTTCTTGTTCATGCGCGCCTCCGGGAACCAGCTACGCCAGATCACCCAACTCGTCGACCGCGGCGCCATCCGTCCCGTAGTGGGTGCCACGTTCCCGTTCGACCAGACCCCGCAGGCCCTGGCGTCCCTCGCCCACGGCGGTGTCCGCGGCAAGACCGTCGTCACCGTCCCCTGA